A portion of the Bactrocera neohumeralis isolate Rockhampton chromosome 2, APGP_CSIRO_Bneo_wtdbg2-racon-allhic-juicebox.fasta_v2, whole genome shotgun sequence genome contains these proteins:
- the LOC126750856 gene encoding 40S ribosomal protein S7 → MIGNKIIKPGGAEPDDFEKSIAQALLELEANSDLKPYLRDLHITRAREIEFGSKKAVIIYVPIPQQKTFQKIQIILVRELEKKFSGKHVVVIGERKILPKPTRKARNPLKQKRPRSRTLTAVYDAILEDLVFPAEIVGKRIRVKLDGSQLIKVHLDKNQQTTIEHKVDTFTSVYKKLTGRDVTFEFPDNFLNV, encoded by the exons ATGATCGGCAACAAGATTATCAAGCCTGGTGGCGCTGAACCTGATGACTTTGAAAAGTCCATTGCCCAAGCTCTTTTGGAGCTGGAGGCCAACAGCGACCTGAAACCCTATTTGAGGGATTTGCACATCACCCGTGCACGTGAGATTGAGTTCGGTAGCAAGAAG GCTGTTATCATCTACGTACCGATCCCACAACAGAAGACGTTCCAGAAAATCCAAATTATCTTAGTGCGTGAGTTGGAGAAGAAATTCTCTGGTAAACACGTTGTTGTGATTGGCGAACGTAAAATCCTGCCTAAACCTACCCGTAAGGCCAGGAATCCATTGAAGCAAAAGCGACCACGCTCACGTACTCTAACCGCTGTGTACGATGCCATCTTGGAAGATTTGGTCTTCCCAGCTGAAATCGTTGGCAAGCGCATCCGCGTCAAGCTTGATGGCTCACAGTTGATCAAGGTGCATTTGGACAAGAATCAACAAACCACTATTGAACACAAA GTTGATACTTTCACATCTGTGTACAAGAAGCTCACCGGTCGGGATGTCACTTTTGAGTTCCCAGATAACTTCTTGAATGTTTAA